The DNA sequence AATTATCTTTTGAGAGGCCGCCCGAATCTTCTTGATTCTGTTTGGCTGGATCGTTTGTGGTCAAATCTGGTGAGATGATTTCCCAGGTGTCGCCCATATCTTCCGATTTGTGCAAATACTGGCTTCCCATATAGAACCTATCAGGTTGGTGAATGCTGACGGCCATGGGGGTATTCCAATTAAAACGCAATTTCTGGTCATCAGAAGTGGGCAAGGGTTGAATGGTCTTTACCAAATCTTTGTCAACATCGACCCGCCAAACGTTCTCGGCACCCTGCATTTCAGAATAAATGATGTTTTTGGTAGGATGTTTCAATACCCTGAACCCATCTCCGAAGCCTACAGAATTCCAATCTCTTGCCTCAACACCTCCGGGAGAGGAAGAAGGCCCCCACCAAGAACCATTGTCTTGCAGCCCCCCATAGACATTGTAGGGCTCTGCATCATCAACACTTATATGATAGAACTGTGAGAGCGGCAGGTTTTCAACAATTTCCATGGTAGTGCCTCCGTCCCAAGTGCGGTAAACACCACCATCTGTACCCACGTACATGATATCGGAATCATCAATGCTGAACGCAAAATCGTGAATGTCTGCGTGCATATTGCCCAAGTTCTTAAAGGTTTTGCCACCATCACGTGAAATGGAGCCCAACAGACCTCCCTTGACCACAACATCTTCATTTTTTGGGTCAACCACAATTCTCGAGAAATAGAACGGCCGCACCGTGATGCCGAAATCGTTGTTCAACTGTTTCCAAGACGCTCCTGCATCATCACTACGATAGAGTCCCTTGCGCTCGTCTTTTTCTGCTTCAATGACCGTGTAGAGCACTTTCGGATTGGTCTTTGCCACGGCAATGGCCAAACGTCCCAAATTACCCTCTGGGAAACCGTTATGGATTTTATTCCATGTTTTCCCACCGTCTTCGGACTTGTAAAGTGCACTGTTTTCGCCCCCTGATTCAAAAGACCATGCGGTACGCCTAAACTCCCACATCGAAGCATATAGCACATTGGGGTCACCCGGGTCCATGGCCAGATCGGCACAGCCCGTTTTAGGGTTTATGTAGAGTAATTTTTCCCAGGTTTGACCCCCATCGGTCGATTTGAATACACCGCGTTCTTCACTATCGCCCCACAAGGCACCAAGTACCCCTACATAGATTTCTTGTGAGTTTTGGGGATTTACGATGATGTTAGCGATACGTTCTGAATTTTCAAACCCGATTTTTTTCCAGTTCGAACCGCCATCTACCGACTTATAGAGCCCATCACCTACAGAAACACTGTTTCGTGTCCATGTTTCGCCCGTGCCCACATAAATGGTGTTGTCAGGATCGTTCGGGTCTAGTTCAACGGCCCCAATCGATTGGCAATAGTCATCAAATATCGGATTGAAGGTAGTGCCGGCATCTTTTGATTTCCAAACACCGCCACCTGCGGTTCCCGCATAGATGACACGGCTGTTGGTCGGGTGTGCCTCCATATCGTTGATCCGACCACTCATAAGTGCCGGGCCAATATGGCGGGCCTTGAGGTCACCGAATAGTTCTTTTCCCTTGATATCTGCCAAGGTCTGCTGTGCCTGTAGCGATAGCCCCCCGATGAACAGTGTCACCAGGATACTAAAAATCTTTCCTTTCATTATAGGGTTGAGTTGCGTGAATGTTACTTTTTCTCTTCTGCAATTTCTTCGGGAAAGGCAAATTCAGCGTCATCTACCGTTGGGTTGAGTTCAACATTGTCCATTGTCATGCTGAACATCAAGTTTCCGTCTACATATTGTGAAGTCGAGAAAGGAAAGTATAGCCCTTCTACCTCTTGGTAATCGCTCATGATGGTTTTGGCGGTTTTGCCCTTTGCAGGGCCCTCCCTAACAACTGATTCTACTGCAATGGGCACGTAGTTTTCGGTATCAAAGTAATAGAACGAAACATCGTCTTCTTGAACACCATCAACGGTAATGGGCTCTTTTACCAATTTGATCTTAAAGGTTTCGGCACCATCCATGGTTTCGTTGCCCAAGAGCTCAACGGTATAGCCCTTTTCTTTGTAGTCAACAAAAGAATCGGGAAAATCATTGGTGTTCAATTTAAAATTGGCTGTTTGCTCAGCATCGCTTTTCTCGGCTTTCATGGTCATGAAATTGGTGTTCCATAATATCTCACCATCAAAAACACCTTGCTTGATTTTCTTACCTTGAAAGGTGAAAGAGAACATTTGCCTGCCATCTTTAAGCTGCAAGACCGTAAAGGGAAACTCGAACCCTTGCTGACTGGCATTTCCCTCAAGCTTCATGCCCTCGAGCTGTTTGAAGTTTTCAAGACCACCAATATTTTCAAAATATGTACTGATGATTTCATCTGCAGTTTGCGCTTGCGCCGGAGCTGCCAATGCTAACGCAACTACAAAAGTTAAGATTTTGATCGTTTTCATTTTCAGAGATTTAGATTTGAATTAACTTGTTAGTATCAACTATACGAAATATGTTACAAGGTATTTATTAATAATCACTTTTGTCTCAAATTGTGCCCCTTTTTGCGGATATTTTTTCAGTATATTTATTGGATAAAACGCTGCCATGAAATTTGGAAAAGTAGAGCGCCCAGAGCTGGTCGATTTCACTTTACCGCTCGATAATCCGATGACCGATGTGGTTTTGTCAAGAACGGCCAATACCGAACCGTTGAGCACTTATGTAGGCTGTGCAAAATGGAACCGACAAGACCTGAAGAATTTCTATCCAAGGGGAACAAAAGATGAATTGACCTATTACTCGAGCCAATTCAATAGTATCGAGCTTAATGCTACGTTTTACAGAATTTTTCCTGCCGAACAATATGAAAAATGGTATGACAAGACGCCATCGAATTTCAAGTTCTTTCCAAAGATTACCAATGAGATAAGCCATCTGCGAAGGTTGAACGAAAGGGTCTATGAAACGGTTGACCGTTATTTGGAAGTCACTTCATTATTGAAGGAAAAGTTGGGCACTATTTTTCTTCAAATGCACAACAATTTTTCACCAAAAGATTTTGATAGGGTGGTTCGCTTTGTAGACTACTGGCCCAAAGAATTTTCACTTGCCATAGAGTTTAGGCACACCGATTGGTTCAATGATGAAAAAGCGGCCCAAGAGCTTTATCATCTGCTTGAAGAAAACAATATGGCCAATGTGCTTGTCGATACTGCGGGCCGTAGAGACCTGTTGCATATGCGATTGACCAATGATGAGGCATTTGTTCGTTATGTAGGTGCCAACCACGAATCAGATTATGAACGGCTTGATGATTGGGTAGATCGACTTGTTCAATGGAAAGGGCAGGGGCTTCGTAACATTCATTTCTTTGTACACCAGAACCTTGAACTTGAGTCTCCGTTGCTCTCAGCGTATTTTATCGACAACTGTAACAAAATGTTGGGGTCAGACTTACAGATACCCAAAACCCTGGGCGGTGAAAAATCGACGCTTTTCAGTAACTAGCACCGACTTCTACAAACGTATTTTTTTCGTGAAATCGTGGGGCCAGTGGAGCGGCCATACAACAGGTAGAACCCAAGTAAAAAATTGACAGTTCTTGCAGCTTCTCTACGGTACTGCCAACTTTGATGTTCTTGCCCAGTTCAATGGTGCCTACCGCCGGACCACCTACTATCGAAAGATACCATACCCTGCCCATTTCATCGGTGATGTCAATGTTATAGCGTTCATTTCTGAATGCGGGCAGTGATGGATTTTGCTTATAGATCCAAGGTCTTAGTACCACTAAGTCACCGGGCACATGTTGAATACGGCTTATGGTGCCCGAAATAGGTGAATGTATGCGATGATAGTTTTTGTTGTGCAAGAATACATTGGTGAAGACATGCTCTTTGGGAATGAGGTCTTTTTCAACTCCGAATATTACGTCTATTCGCCGTGTATCACTTTTGACTTTTGACTCTTGTAGGCCATCTACATGTCCCATATCGCAGAGCAGTCCCTCGCAGGGCCATACCCACGGACTAGGATTATCGGGCATCACCTTGAACTCACGCGTGAAAAAATCTTGAAAATTATCATAGGCCTCTTTGCCCATGGGCGGTTTGAACTTGTCTAAGTATGTCTTATCAGAATAGTTCAACCACAGATACGGACTGATAATGTATTTCGAAAATCTCTTTTGATAGAGCGTCGTGTATGCGGTAGAAATTTTTCGCTGTAAATGACTGGGTAATGCACCCCAAACATCCACAGATAAAAATCTGTAGAATCTTGCCCTCCAAGAGGGTACTTTAAAAACGGTAAAGGTCGGATCTGAATAATAATTGTTTATAGCTTCCACTTTGGTTAGACAGTTCGTTTTTGTTAATTGACGTTCTCAATTTATTTTTTTATCGAATTAGTGCCCAATCAATTAAGAAAACTTTATTTAAAGCTTAACAAACTTTATAAATAGTGAAATATGTCGTGTTAGGTACTCAGGTTTTTTAATCGGATATGATTTGCCCTTACCTTTGCACCAAAATTGTCAGCAATGAGATTTCACTCCCGAAAATGGGTAAAGCCTGAAGACTTAAATGCCAATGGAACACTTTTTGGCGGCCGGGTACTGTCATGGATCGATGAGCAAGCCGTCATCTATGCCATAATACAGCTTGAAAATAAACGGGTTGTCACCAAATACATGTCAGAGATCAATTTCATGAGCTCTGCCGTTGAGGGCGATATCATCGAACTGGGGATCGAGGTGGTCAAATTCGGAAAATCTTCTTTAAACTTAAACTGTGAGGTACGTAACAAGATGACCTTAGAGACCATTTTGACCGTTGATAACATTATTTTGGTGAATTTGGATGAGAAAGGAAAACCGTCACCCCATGGCAAAACAAAGGTAGAGTACGTCGAAGATCGATTGGCCGGTCAAGAAAACTAGATAGGTTAGCCTGGGTTGGTCTGAATTTCTTTGGCCACTGTTTGTACCTCGTCAAGCACGCGCAAAAGGTTGCCGCCCCATAACTTCGAAATAGCTTCCCTGTTGTAGCCCCTTTTCACCAATTCTATAGTAACATTTTGGGTTTCAGAGGCATCTGACCAGCCTTCGATGCCCCCACCACCATCAAAGTCAGAGCTGATACCCACGTGGTCAATGCCGATCAAATCGACCATATAGTCAATGTGGTCGACAAAGTCTGAAACATCTACGGCTGCAGGGGCATTCGGATTTTTAGCGGCCAAATCTTTTGAAATAGTTACCACCTTGCGGTAATTATCGATAAAGGCCTCTCTCTGGGCCGCGGTCAATTGACTGAATTGTGAACGTTCAAACCATTCGATGTTCAATGAATCGGCAACTTTTTTATAGATCTCTTTCATGTACGCTGAACGTGCTTCATGTTTCTCGGCGTTCAAGTAAGCACCTAAAGCCACGGTCTGTACCACGCCACCATTTTCTTTCATGAGCAATAATTGCTCGTCATCAAGATTTCTACTATGGTCGCAAAGTGCCCTTGCCGAAGAATGTGATGCAATGATCGGGGCTTTTGAAAGGGCGACCATTTGTTTCATCGCTTCTTTTGAAGGATGCGAAACATCAATCATTATTCCTAGTCTATTCAACTCATTTACAGCACTTTCACCCAATTCACTTAAACCATTATGTAACCATTCGCCATTTTCCTCACCCGTATTCGAGTCGCAAAATTGGCTGTGCCCATTATGGGAAAGTGATACATAGCGCGCCCCCATCTCATGGTATTTCTCGAAGTTTGAAAGGTCTTCCCCAGCGGGGTAAGCGTTTTCAACGCCTATCATGGCTACCAACTTGCCCTTGGCATTGATATTATTGACATCTTCTGGGTTCAGGGCCAATTCTATTTGTTCGGGCGCATATTCTTCACAAAGCCTGTGAATGGCTGCGAACTTGGCCATCGCGTTGGCCTCGGCCCTGGCATAGCCCTCGGTGTTTAGCGAATCTTGCCCTGTATAGACGATAAGCCAGACAACATCCAATTCGCCTTCCTTCATTTTGGGCAGGTCGAGCTGGGTTTTCAGTCTTTGGGTGTAGTTGATACTATCGGTAAAGTTTTTCACATTGATGTCGACATGGGTATCAATGGTAATGACTCTTTGATGTATCTCTTTTGCCTTTTTCACCAAATCATCTTCTTGTTTTTTTGGTTTTTCGGCACATGAGGCCAAAAGAAAAAAGGCAATTAAAAAATAGTGAACTCGCAACTTGAAAAATTTTACACCTACAAATAAAGCGAATTGACAACAAAATTGCGAAACCACATAACAAATAATTGTCTGGACTAAGTTAAATGAAGAGTTTTAATGCTGTAATTACCAGTTTTTTAACGCAAGGCCCTTTTACCATTCTTTGATGAAGTATTGAGTGCCGGGCGTTTGAATGCAAGACGAAGATTTTAATGATGAGGCTACTCAACCATTTGGACAGACTAGGGACCGAACTCGAACATTTCTCTTACGAAGAGTTAAAGATTTCAGAAGCGATACAACTTAAACAGCACTACATGGTGCTGCAAGAAAGACTTCACCAAAACATTTTTGGTCTGGCCGAAACTGACTTGGCAGTCGAGCAACTGCCTAAAGAGACAGCTTTCGAATCGACTTTGTTGAAGTCAAAAGTTTCTTTGGATGAACTTCAACAATTGATTGCACAATTAAGGGAATCAGACCTGGACCCGACGCAGCGTATGCTCGTAAAAAGAATACAATTGGTCTCCAATAACATTGGAGATGTGCTCAATACCACTAAAACTCAAAAATAACGGTTCACAAAATAGCATAGTTATGGAAACAAAGATCACCCCCGCAGAAATCGAATCACATTTTAAAGACCTTGAGAAAAGTTATGACTTGCAGGGATTGTTACAAGAATGCATGGGACAAACCGCGTTGTTGGAAGAATTGATTCGGTTGTTCAAACAAAATGTACTCGAATTTGTTGGCAATGTCAAAGTGCATTTGACCAATGATGATATGAAAGCACTTGGTTTTGCTTGCCATAAGATGAAATCTGGATTGAAAATGATGAAGGCCAATGGTCTGTTACAGATTGTGGAGCAATTACACCTCGCGAGTAAAACAGAGAAAGACGAAAAGCATATGAACTTCTTGTACAATCTTTTCATTGAAGAATATACCGTTCTCGAAAAACAGATGGATAGTGAGTACAAGCGAATGCAAAAAGAAGAAATATAGATTGGATTTTGAGAGATAGAAAAATTTTATTGGCCGAAGACGATGAAATGCTTGCCTCTTTACTGCAGTTTTGGTTAGAGAAAGAAGGATATGAAGTGGGTATTGTATCAAACGGATTGGAGGTCAAGCAATCACTTGAAAAGGCATTGCCCGATATCATGATCAGCGATATTATGATGCCCTATTTTTCGGGCATTGAGTTGGTCGGTCATATCAGGAATGATCTGAAAGCCAATATGCCTATCATTCTTATATCATCGGCCTCAAATGATGAGAATATTCTCAACGCCTTTGAATTGGGCGCCAACGATTTTCTTTCAAAACCCATAAGCCCTTCCGAGCTATTGGTAAGGGTCTCACGGGCATTGAAGGCAGTGAATACCAGTTGATAAATTAAATACCAAACCAAACAAACCAAACTACTAAACTACCACTCATCAACCTCCCCCATATACATACCGATCTACTTTGGGATCTCACCATTTTGTTCACGGTGCTGGGTGTCCTATACTTCTTTTTTATCTTCTTTTTCAAAAGAAAGATTTCACTCAACGTTCAAAAACTTTCCACAAAGAAAAAAGAACTGGCCCCGATTATCAGCAATTTTCTCTTTCATGACGATAAGGGACCTGTTGAAGAACAAAAAAGTTACATACAGCTGAAAATCGAGATTAGGGATGCCTTGAAAAATCACGCCTTTAGAAAAATACTTTCAGAGATTTTGTTGGACTTGGAGAAAGATGTATCAGGAGAGACCAGAAAAAAATTGCACAGGTTGTATGATGAACTGGGGCTTCACCTCGATGCCTATCGAAAATTGAAAAGTTGGCGTTGGGAGATCGTTTCACAGGGTATTCTCGAGCTCACCCAAATGCAAAGGGTGGATGCCTATCCGTTTATCACCAAATTTCTGAATGACCGTAGAAGTGTCATACGAAAGCAAGCGGAGATTTCCACAGTTTCATTGAAACCAGAGGGCATCAGTCATTTTTTGGATACCACCCGATATGGCATATCAGAATGGCAACAGTTGAAAATAATGGAAGAATTGAGGGGGATGGAGAATTTTCGTCCGCCCCGATTCGCTACCTGGTTGATTTCCAGAAATCGCGATGTAGTGTTGTTTTCTCTTAGGTTGATGCGCCACTACAACCAAAATAATGCCGAAAAATCGATCATTGAACTGATCAAGCACAAAGACGATTATATAAAGTCTGAAGCTATTTGCTGTATCAAGGAGTTTTGTATGCTAAAGGCCCTTAAACCATTGAAAGCAGTATTTCGAAGTTGTAGTGAAATGGTCAAAATTGAGATTTTGGATGCCATCGCCACACTGGGCAGTGAAAGTGAAATTGAGTTTCTGCTCAAGGCAGAAAAGCATGAACCGTCTTTTATGGTGCGTACCAAGGCCTTGACCGCCATCAATGATCTAGTGCCCGATACCATTATTCCCACCAAAGATATTATGTCAAAATTCAAGAAAGACACCAAAGACCGATTGGATAAAAAACTTAAAGCTTTTGTGAAAAATGCCAAAGATGAAAACGGTACTGTCGAAGATTCTGGGGAGGCGGGAGTTGAAAATATCAATGACGACGAGCTTTCAGTAGATATCGAAGTCTTTGAGATCGATCCTGATACCATCTCGATCAAAGAAGAGGAGCGAGAAGATGATGGTGAAAGAATAATGACGTTTGACCATGACAAGACTGATTTCGAAATAGGCCCGATCGAACAAGGCCTTGATGACGCTATCAATACGCAGCTGGGTTTGGTCAATGCAGAAGCCGAAGAAGAGCAAAAGCCACAGGGTGAAAATGATCTTAAGGAAGAATACCAAAGAATGTCGCCCCCAGAACGAGAAATGCTCATCGATACTTTAGAGGTTTCCAACTCGGATCGAGATATTCCCGTATTGGAAGATTTGATAGAGCAGGAGGAAAGCTCAGAGTCAGGTTTCCGTATATTCAAAATGCTGAAAAACCTCAAGAGCCCATCCAAAGAAATACCACCCGTCGAAGAAGAACCATTTTACGATTCAAAAGAGCTGTTGGTCGGGGCAAACGACAGTATTTTCTATCCGTTGTTTGAATATGCAACCGATCAGGTTTCAAAAATGGCCCTATTGAAAGAAATGGCTTCAGTGGGCGATGAACGCGATTTGGCCATGCTTGAAGAATTGTCTCAAGATGAGGATCCAAAATTGGCCAAGCAGGCCAAAGATGCCAAAGAAAAGCTACTTAAGAAATTGACCTCAGAAGAATCTTTAATTGAAGAAGACCCTGAAAAATCAACGGTCAGACCTGTAACCACCGAAAAAGAACCATTGCATTCTGAAGAATTGGAAGAGGCGATCATGGCTACCGGAGTTGAAAAATCTGGGGAAGACGAAGATGGGTTGATGCCCATGGAGTTGTGTTTTCTGCATGATGAATTTGGTATCGACCCTTCAAGAGAAGAAGATGACGAGCTTAATTTCGAGTTGGCCGATGAATTTTTCTTGCATCAAGACGGTACTTTTTCTGATTAAAACGAGATAAGAAAGAATGGATAGCGGACTGTTCAATATCATTCTTGAGTACATCAACATTGTCTTTTTGATGTTTACCACGGTATTGTTCGTGGCGTTCAGTTTTATGGGCTACCTGTCTACTCGAAATTCCATTCACTATAAAAACAAAAACAGCTTTGGTGACCTGTCAAAGGTAATGGCATCTCCTTTGGCCCCTGGCATTACGATCATCGCGCCCGCCTATAATGAAGAACTGACCATTGTGGAGAGTGTTCGCTCGCTCTTATCGCTCAAATATGTGAACTACGAGGTAATGGTGGTCAATGATGGCAGCAAAGACAACACGTTGCCAAAAATGATCGAAGCCTATGGACTTGAAAGGGTTGAGCGACCCATTGACCCCAATTTGAAAGCCAAGCCGATCAGGGGTATCTATAAATCAAAGCATCGCACGTTCTCAAAACTGACCGTAATAGACAAAGAAAACGGAGGCAAGTCAGATGCGCTCAATATTGGGATGCATCTTTCAGAAAACCGATATGTGGGCTGTATTGATGTAGACTGCCTATTGATGCCCGATGCCTTGTTGCATGTAGTGAAAAACTTCTTTCAGCGCACAAAAAAAAGGGTTATAGCGGTCGGTGGTGTCATTCGGGTGGCCAATTCGTGTAAGATTTCTGGGGGCACTTTAGAAGAAATACGCCTGCCAAAGAGTTGGCTGGCACGGTTTCAGTTGCTTGAGTACACCCGTTCGTTTCTTTTGGGAAGAATGGCATGGGGGCGAATCGACAGCCTTTTGATCATTTCAGGGGCCTTTGGCTTTTTTGATCGTGAAATCGCCTTGGCCGCCGGCGGCTACGATACCGGCACCGTCGGTGAAGATATGGAGATTGTCTTCAAGATGCGCCGCTATATGCACGAACGAAGAGAACCCTATACGATAGAATATATTCCCGATCCGTTATGCTGGACCGAAGTGCCCGAAGATGCAAACATATTGATAAACCAGCGTGACCGTTGGGCCCGTGGCAATCTAGAAACGCTATACAAGCACAAAGACATGTTCTTCAACTCAAAATTTGGTAGGCTGGGGCTGATTAGCTATCCCTACTGGTTTTTCTATGAGTGGTCGGCACCGTTATTAGAGTTTTTTGGCTTTTTCTCCGTCGTAATTTTTTGGTATCTGGGCATCTTGAACTGGGATTTTTTCTTTGCACTGACGGCTACCATATACATGTTTTCGATCATGTTCTCGTTCTATGCCATTCTTTGGGATGTCTATACCTATAACGAGTACAGAAAAACGAAAGACATTCTGATTCTTATGTTTTGCGCGATGATCGAACCGTTCACATTTCATCCACTGGTCGTTTGGGCCTCAGTAAGGGGCAACATGACAAAACTGTTCAGAAGAAAAACGGGCTGGGGTGTACAAGTACGCAAAGGTTTGGTAAGGGCCACTTAAATGTTTTGATATGAATACAAGTAAACTCGATAGATATACCTTAAAGCAGTACACAAGACTGACCATTGCATTCTTTCTGTGCCTGTTGCTGTTATCGGTTTGTCAATATACCATTCTTTATTTCAAAGGGGTGGTAGAGGCTATATTCAGCACCAGTTTTTTCATTGCTGTCGCGCACCAATTGGGTTTCGCCTCTGTTATGGCCGTGATACTGCTATTCCCCTTTAATTTTTGGGAAAACCTAAGACCTAGGTACGGGTTCAACCTCGTTTTTGTACTGCTTGCCCTTTTATTGATCATTGAGGCCATGCTCATTGCCTATTATTGTACGGCCCTTGTCCCGTTGGGGTCTGATTTATTGGGCTATAGCTTTGCCGATATCAAAGAGACGGTATCAAACTCGGGAGGCATTTCCTTTTTGCCCATTTTGGGGCTGGTGGCCATTATTGCGGCATTCTTTGGGCTGTACAAACTGACTTCGAGGTATTACCACCATATCGGTAGAATGTATCCGTTTACCATCATTCTTTTCAGTCTGTTCATCTCTACGCTTTTTTTGGATGGAAAGCCCATCAATCAAAGTAAGACCCAATACTTGGCATTGAACCTTTACCGTTCAACAACAGAAGACACCTCGTACGAAGCCGATGTGGAATATCCCTTGATCAAGTCGCAACATACCGAAAACGTATTGGGTGGGTATTTTGAACTGAAGGAAGAAAAACCCAACATCGTTATGATCATCGTGGAAGGATTGGGTCGCGATTTTGTCGGCGAAGGAGCTGAATTTGGAGGTTTCACGCCCTTCTTGGATTCCCTCAGCCAGCAATCGCTCTATTGGGAAAACTGTTTGAGCACCACTGGTCGTACGTTTGGGGTGTTGCCCGCGATTACGGGTTCGTTGCCCTTTGGGAAGAGTGGTTTTATGGAGCTTGAAAAATATCCGAACAAGCTGACCTTGTTCAGCATCTTGAAGAACAATGGTTATCACACCTCGTTCTATCAAGGCACCAATAGCGCCTTTGATGGGGTAGATCGTTTTCTTCTTAGCGAAAATGTTGACTTTGTTCTCGATAAGTCCGGTTTTGGGGTCGATTACCAAATACAGTCTGAAGATGCCAATGGGTCGTCATGGGGGTACCCTGACAGGGAATTGTTCAGAAAGAGCATGACCTTACCCCGCGATAGCGATAAACCCAGAATGGAGGTCTATATGACCATTAGCAACCATGAGCCCTTCATACCCCCGAACCAAGACCATTATGAAAAGAAAGTGAAAGAGTTACTGCCTGGTAGCGGCCATGACTCAAAAACGAAAAGAGTCATTAAAAAGAACAGCAATATTTTTGCCACACTGCTATATACAGATGATGCGTTAAAGTTCGTAATCGAAGAGTATAAAAAGCTGCCCAATTATGGGAACACCATTTTTGTCATCACGGGCGACCATAGGTTGATACCCATACCCCAACGAAACACGATAAGCAGGTTTCATGTGCCCTTGATAGTGTACAGCCCAATGCTGAAAGAGACCAGAAAGATGAGTTCGGTTTCTTCCCACTTTGATGTGGCGCCCACCCTGTTGGCCCTGCTAGAAAGCCAATACGAAATGAAAATGCCCAAAAAAGTGGCTTGGATGGGCGGTGCCCTTGATACGTATGAAGAGTTCAGAAGCACCAAAGATATACCGTTGATGCGAAATAAAAATGAATTGAAAGAATATGTGAGTGGAGAAAAAGTCTACTCAGATGGTTCGGTATATGAAATTGATGAAGACATGAATTTCAACAGTGCATTGGGAGGTTCTAAAATTGAACAAAAGCTGAATGCGTTCAAATCGATGAACGCCTATGTGACCACCAATGATAGGATCATACCCGATAGTCTTGCCATTTTTACCATCAAAAAAGAAAAATTCACCGACAGTGAGATTGTGTGGATTAACAGCCTTTACAACGGATTCAACTCTGATACCTACTACATGATCGCCAGAGACTTGGCATTTGATGATGAGTATGACAAATCATTGTTGTTATGCCGTTACATTCTTTCAGAGCGTCCGAGCCATATTGACACCAAGGTACTTACGGGCCGGGTGAATGCATGGAGGGGAAATCGGGAAAAAGCAATAGAAATATTGAGAGAATGCATCGATCAGAATCCCAATTACATCGATTCATACGCAGCACTGTTCGACGTCTATTTTTGGGATGCACGGCACAAAGAAGCCTTACAACTCGTAGAACAGGTACAGCGCAATAGCTCAAGTGTCGATGAGATTGCCGATAAGATCGCAAGGGCAAAAAGAGAAGCTAGAAAAGCAGGGGTATCATTGGCAAAGACACGTAAAAAACCAGAAAAACAAGATGTGGTGGCATCTCTAGACCAATAATGGGGAAAGAAAAAACATATATACCATTGTTGTTAATTCTCCTTGGCTATTTGGCATGGGGCCAAGACTTCGCCTATACCGATATGGGCGAGACCTCTTACACAGATGCACATCATTTGGCCTATGAAGGTGACCATGGATCTGCCAAAAAAATACTTCTTAATGTACTTGCCAAAAGTCCTGATAACGTACAAGCACGATCGTT is a window from the Muricauda sp. SCSIO 65647 genome containing:
- a CDS encoding sulfatase-like hydrolase/transferase, with protein sequence MNTSKLDRYTLKQYTRLTIAFFLCLLLLSVCQYTILYFKGVVEAIFSTSFFIAVAHQLGFASVMAVILLFPFNFWENLRPRYGFNLVFVLLALLLIIEAMLIAYYCTALVPLGSDLLGYSFADIKETVSNSGGISFLPILGLVAIIAAFFGLYKLTSRYYHHIGRMYPFTIILFSLFISTLFLDGKPINQSKTQYLALNLYRSTTEDTSYEADVEYPLIKSQHTENVLGGYFELKEEKPNIVMIIVEGLGRDFVGEGAEFGGFTPFLDSLSQQSLYWENCLSTTGRTFGVLPAITGSLPFGKSGFMELEKYPNKLTLFSILKNNGYHTSFYQGTNSAFDGVDRFLLSENVDFVLDKSGFGVDYQIQSEDANGSSWGYPDRELFRKSMTLPRDSDKPRMEVYMTISNHEPFIPPNQDHYEKKVKELLPGSGHDSKTKRVIKKNSNIFATLLYTDDALKFVIEEYKKLPNYGNTIFVITGDHRLIPIPQRNTISRFHVPLIVYSPMLKETRKMSSVSSHFDVAPTLLALLESQYEMKMPKKVAWMGGALDTYEEFRSTKDIPLMRNKNELKEYVSGEKVYSDGSVYEIDEDMNFNSALGGSKIEQKLNAFKSMNAYVTTNDRIIPDSLAIFTIKKEKFTDSEIVWINSLYNGFNSDTYYMIARDLAFDDEYDKSLLLCRYILSERPSHIDTKVLTGRVNAWRGNREKAIEILRECIDQNPNYIDSYAALFDVYFWDARHKEALQLVEQVQRNSSSVDEIADKIARAKREARKAGVSLAKTRKKPEKQDVVASLDQ